A stretch of the Salarias fasciatus chromosome 3, fSalaFa1.1, whole genome shotgun sequence genome encodes the following:
- the LOC115408166 gene encoding GRB10-interacting GYF protein 1-like isoform X8, whose product MTAETLNFGPEWLRALSSGGSVTSPPPSPAMPKYKLAEYRYGREEMLALYIKDNKVPEDMQDKEFAAILQDEPMQPLALVPLTEEEQRNFSMSVNSVAVLRLMGKGVSGAAPAGVVRGRGAARGGRGRGRGEGGFYQRSIEDAEVGFGRSVREIHRSQSWDDRGERRFEKPLRREVGRPGFEEAGGPGGPGRKEYTRADSDNWRTLREEQEEDEGEPGSNWRLAGPRRDDGGPRSAGWRDHNGPGESRRRKFDFDFRDSEGHSGGRRRAGSDGLEDDRDGLPEWCTDEEDGDLGTFDSSGAFMPLKKGGKETILEEELDFKGIEEEDEEEAYADVERNCTEGDKDKECKEAIPAVGDGEIKPASPSSSPPVHCTPPSLEPQPSLAGQVVENAPLSNSHPVKANSSPSEDVAPMGGSKAQLSPSPAASSALPPPPPSSAAPLLPPSGGDAEDDEGMKHLQQEAEKMVASLQDTSMEEECFTQALQQQQESRNTAAALPLSHEAAMKWFYKDPQGEIQGPFTTVEMCEWFQAGYFTMTLLVKRGCDEGFQPLGDVIKMWGRVPFAPGPSPPPLLGNLDQERLKKQQELAAAALYQQLQQQQLFQLINRCSEQGMMPSMNRSMSVPDTGSMWDMHTSASQPSGGEASLWDITMNPSTQGPTLEQLQKLQQERRDAELRAKREEEEQRKRREEKRRQQEEQKRREEEELFRRKQCRQQQELIMKLLQQAPQQQGPGAGGSSWSGASSSGLAKAGKPPALALLEMQQELLKQQQQQQRAQQQRDRHSGMSMGSSSMGGQWVEGVGMWGGSSGMEGKGSGGGSSSSMGMWDEAVKNQASLRGNSNNNLGLKNSRSSPSLSDQYMMRRKRTEEEEKLLKLLQGMKPQDGFTTWCEQMLHALNTSANNSSSSLDVATIVAYLKEVESPYAVLDFIRSYLGDTVEAKEFAKQFLERRAKQKANQQRQQQQLSKEVAGLNMNFPLQDSMRGMNPSTLQSMFQANHMGKAGLYDNQGGKMKKKQPMMLHSDPSILGYSFHNAGDCLSLNEMEMVEDY is encoded by the exons ATGACTGCTGAGACTCTTAACTTCGGCCCAGAATG GCTTCGTGCACTGTCCAGTGGGGGGAGTGTGAcatccccccctccttcccccgCCATGCCAAAGTACAAGCTGGCCGAGTACCGCTACGGCCGAGAGGAGATGTTAGCACTTTATATCAAAGACAACAAG GTCCCGGAGGACATGCAGGATAAGGAGTTTGCTGCTATTCTGCAAGATGAGCCCATGCAGCCCCTGGCACTGGTGCCTCTCaccgaggaggagcag AGGAACTTCTCCATGTCGGTGAACAGTGTGGCGGTGCTGAGGCTCATGGGAAAAGGGGTGAGTGGAGCCGCCCCAGCTGGAGTGGTTCGTGGACGAGGGGCCGCAAGAGGTGGTCGAG GCCGAGGTCGTGGCGAAGGTGGATTCTACCAAAGAAGTATTGAAGATGCAGAGGTGGGCTTCGGCCGAAGTGTCCGAGAGATTCACCGCAGCCAGAGCTGGGACGACCG GGGCGAGCGTCGATTCGAGAAGCCTCTGCGGCGGGAGGTGGGGCGGCCTGGCTTTGAAGAAGCCGGAGGTCCCGGGGGTCCAGGGAGGAAGGAGTACACAAGGGCTGACAGCGATAACTGGCGCACCCtccgggaggagcaggaggaggatgagggggaGCCGGGCAGCAACTGGAGACTCGCTGGACCCCGCAGGGATG aTGGTGGTCCTCGCTCAGCGGGCTGGCGGGACCACAACGGTCCAGGCGAAAGCCGTCGGAGGAAGTTCGATTTCGACTTCCGGGACTCGGAGGGCCACAGCGGGGGCCGGCGGCGTGCGGGCAGCGACGGTCTGGAGGACGACAGGGACGGCCTGCCTGAGTGGTGTACAGACGAAGAGGACGGAGACCTGGGCACCTTCGACTCCTCCGGGGCGTTCATGCCTCTGAAG AAGGGCGGCAAGGAGACAATCCTGGAGGAGGAGTTAGATTTCAAGGGGAtcgaggaggaagacgaggaggaggcctATGCCGACGTGGAGAGGAACTGCACTGAAGGAGACAAAGACAAGG AGTGTAAAGAAGCCATTCCTGCAGTTGGGGATGGCGAGATAAAGCCAGCAtcaccctcctcttctcctccagtcCACTGCACCCCTCCATCCCTGGAGCCGCAGCCCAGCCTGGCCGGTCAGGTGGTGGAGAACGCTCCGCTCAGCAACAGCCACCCTGTGAAGGCCAACAGCTCGCCCAGCGAAG ACGTAGCTCCCATGGGGGGCTCCAAGGCCCAGCTGAGCCCCagccccgccgcctcctccgccctgcctccccctcccccttcctccgccgctcctctcctccctccatctggaGGAGACGCAGAGGATGATGAAGGCATGAAGCACCTGCAGCAG GAGGCCGAGAAGATGGTGGCCTCGCTGCAGGACACCTCCATGGAGGAGGAGTGTTTCACccaggcgctgcagcagcagcaggagagcaggaaCACTGCGGCCGCTCTGCCGCTGTCGCACGAGGCCGCCATGAAGTGGTTCTACAAGGACCCGCAGGGGGAGATCCAGG GTCCCTTCACCACGGTGGAGATGTGCGAGTGGTTCCAGGCGGGCTACTTCACCATGACCCTGCTGGTGAAGCGGGGCTGCGACGAGGGCTTCCAGCCCTTGGGCGACGTCATCAAGATGTGGGGCCGCGTGCCCTTCGCCCCGGGGCCCTCCCCGCCGCCCCTGCTG GGAAACCTGGACCAGGAGCGCCTGAAAAAGCAACAGgagctggcagcagcagctctttatcaacagctccagcagcagcagctattCCAGCTCATTAACAG GTGCAGTGAGCAGGGTATGATGCCTTCGATGAACAGGTCGATGTCAGTGCCAGATACAGGGTCCATGTGGGACATGCATACCTCAGCTTCACAGCCGTCAG GCGGTGAAGCCAGTCTTTGGGACATAACAATGAATCCTTCTACTCAGGGTCCAACTCTCGAACAGCTTCAGAAG ctccagcaggagagaCGAGACGCTGAACTCAGGGCGaagcgtgaggaggaggagcagcgtaagaggagggaggagaagaggaggcaacaggaggaacagaaaaggagggaggaggaggagctcttCAGACGGAAGCAG TGtcgtcagcagcaggagctgatcATGAAACTGCTGCAGCAGGCCCCCCAGCAGCAGGGACCCGGGGCGGGcggctccagctggagcggggCTTCCTCCTCAGGGCTCGCAAAGGCGGGAAAGCCCCcggctctggctctgctggagatgcagcaggagctcctgaagcagcagcagcagcagcagagagcccagcagcagagagaccgC CACTCTGGCATGTCGATGGGCAGCTCCTCCATGGGGGGCCAGTGGGTGGAGGGTGTTGGCATGTGGGGTGGCTCCAGCGGAATGGAGGGCAAGGGCAGCGGCGgaggctcctccagcagcatggGCATGTGGGACGAGGCTGTGAAGAACCAGGCCAGTCTGCGCgggaacagcaacaacaacctgGGCCTGAAGAACAGCCGCAGCAGCCCATCACTCAG CGATCAGTACATGATGCGTCGCAAgcggacggaggaggaggagaagctcctgaagctgctgcagggcaTGAAGCCTCAGGACGGCTTCACCACCTGGTGTGAACAGATGCTGCACGCTCTCAACACCTCTGCCAacaactcttcctcctctctggatg TTGCCACCATCGTGGCATACCTGAAGGAGGTGGAGTCTCCCTATGCAGTGCTGGATTTCATCCGGTCCTACCTAGGGGACACAGTGGAAGCCAAAGAGTTCGCCAAACAATTTCTGGAGCGACGTGCCAAACAGAAAGCCAAccaacagagacagcagcagcag TTATCAAAGGAAGTGGCTGGGTTAAACATGAACTTCCCTCTGCAG GACTCGATGCGAGGTATGAATCCGAGCACTCTGCAGTCCATGTTCCAGGCCAACCACATGGGCAAGGCTGGTCTCTATGACAACCAGGGGggaaagatgaagaagaaacagcCCATGATGCTGCACTCTGACCCCAGCATCTTAG GGTACTCATTCCACAACGCGGGCGACTGTCTGAGCCTGAATgagatggagatggtggaggatTACTGA
- the LOC115408166 gene encoding GRB10-interacting GYF protein 1-like isoform X2: MTAETLNFGPEWLRALSSGGSVTSPPPSPAMPKYKLAEYRYGREEMLALYIKDNKVPEDMQDKEFAAILQDEPMQPLALVPLTEEEQRNFSMSVNSVAVLRLMGKGVSGAAPAGVVRGRGAARGGRGRGRGEGGFYQRSIEDAEVGFGRSVREIHRSQSWDDRGERRFEKPLRREVGRPGFEEAGGPGGPGRKEYTRADSDNWRTLREEQEEDEGEPGSNWRLAGPRRDDGGPRSAGWRDHNGPGESRRRKFDFDFRDSEGHSGGRRRAGSDGLEDDRDGLPEWCTDEEDGDLGTFDSSGAFMPLKGGKETILEEELDFKGIEEEDEEEAYADVERNCTEGDKDKECKEAIPAVGDGEIKPASPSSSPPVHCTPPSLEPQPSLAGQVVENAPLSNSHPVKANSSPSEDVAPMGGSKAQLSPSPAASSALPPPPPSSAAPLLPPSGGDAEDDEGMKHLQQEAEKMVASLQDTSMEEECFTQALQQQQESRNTAAALPLSHEAAMKWFYKDPQGEIQGPFTTVEMCEWFQAGYFTMTLLVKRGCDEGFQPLGDVIKMWGRVPFAPGPSPPPLLVRQLPPTQRPQPTRGPAGTVSQSSANLVDGEGRLEMRGHINRQVGGNLDQERLKKQQELAAAALYQQLQQQQLFQLINRCSEQGMMPSMNRSMSVPDTGSMWDMHTSASQPSGGEASLWDITMNPSTQGPTLEQLQKLQQERRDAELRAKREEEEQRKRREEKRRQQEEQKRREEEELFRRKQCRQQQELIMKLLQQAPQQQGPGAGGSSWSGASSSGLAKAGKPPALALLEMQQELLKQQQQQQRAQQQRDRHSGMSMGSSSMGGQWVEGVGMWGGSSGMEGKGSGGGSSSSMGMWDEAVKNQASLRGNSNNNLGLKNSRSSPSLSDQYMMRRKRTEEEEKLLKLLQGMKPQDGFTTWCEQMLHALNTSANNSSSSLDVATIVAYLKEVESPYAVLDFIRSYLGDTVEAKEFAKQFLERRAKQKANQQRQQQQLSKEVAGLNMNFPLQDSMRGMNPSTLQSMFQANHMGKAGLYDNQGGKMKKKQPMMLHSDPSILGYSFHNAGDCLSLNEMEMVEDY; this comes from the exons ATGACTGCTGAGACTCTTAACTTCGGCCCAGAATG GCTTCGTGCACTGTCCAGTGGGGGGAGTGTGAcatccccccctccttcccccgCCATGCCAAAGTACAAGCTGGCCGAGTACCGCTACGGCCGAGAGGAGATGTTAGCACTTTATATCAAAGACAACAAG GTCCCGGAGGACATGCAGGATAAGGAGTTTGCTGCTATTCTGCAAGATGAGCCCATGCAGCCCCTGGCACTGGTGCCTCTCaccgaggaggagcag AGGAACTTCTCCATGTCGGTGAACAGTGTGGCGGTGCTGAGGCTCATGGGAAAAGGGGTGAGTGGAGCCGCCCCAGCTGGAGTGGTTCGTGGACGAGGGGCCGCAAGAGGTGGTCGAG GCCGAGGTCGTGGCGAAGGTGGATTCTACCAAAGAAGTATTGAAGATGCAGAGGTGGGCTTCGGCCGAAGTGTCCGAGAGATTCACCGCAGCCAGAGCTGGGACGACCG GGGCGAGCGTCGATTCGAGAAGCCTCTGCGGCGGGAGGTGGGGCGGCCTGGCTTTGAAGAAGCCGGAGGTCCCGGGGGTCCAGGGAGGAAGGAGTACACAAGGGCTGACAGCGATAACTGGCGCACCCtccgggaggagcaggaggaggatgagggggaGCCGGGCAGCAACTGGAGACTCGCTGGACCCCGCAGGGATG aTGGTGGTCCTCGCTCAGCGGGCTGGCGGGACCACAACGGTCCAGGCGAAAGCCGTCGGAGGAAGTTCGATTTCGACTTCCGGGACTCGGAGGGCCACAGCGGGGGCCGGCGGCGTGCGGGCAGCGACGGTCTGGAGGACGACAGGGACGGCCTGCCTGAGTGGTGTACAGACGAAGAGGACGGAGACCTGGGCACCTTCGACTCCTCCGGGGCGTTCATGCCTCTGAAG GGCGGCAAGGAGACAATCCTGGAGGAGGAGTTAGATTTCAAGGGGAtcgaggaggaagacgaggaggaggcctATGCCGACGTGGAGAGGAACTGCACTGAAGGAGACAAAGACAAGG AGTGTAAAGAAGCCATTCCTGCAGTTGGGGATGGCGAGATAAAGCCAGCAtcaccctcctcttctcctccagtcCACTGCACCCCTCCATCCCTGGAGCCGCAGCCCAGCCTGGCCGGTCAGGTGGTGGAGAACGCTCCGCTCAGCAACAGCCACCCTGTGAAGGCCAACAGCTCGCCCAGCGAAG ACGTAGCTCCCATGGGGGGCTCCAAGGCCCAGCTGAGCCCCagccccgccgcctcctccgccctgcctccccctcccccttcctccgccgctcctctcctccctccatctggaGGAGACGCAGAGGATGATGAAGGCATGAAGCACCTGCAGCAG GAGGCCGAGAAGATGGTGGCCTCGCTGCAGGACACCTCCATGGAGGAGGAGTGTTTCACccaggcgctgcagcagcagcaggagagcaggaaCACTGCGGCCGCTCTGCCGCTGTCGCACGAGGCCGCCATGAAGTGGTTCTACAAGGACCCGCAGGGGGAGATCCAGG GTCCCTTCACCACGGTGGAGATGTGCGAGTGGTTCCAGGCGGGCTACTTCACCATGACCCTGCTGGTGAAGCGGGGCTGCGACGAGGGCTTCCAGCCCTTGGGCGACGTCATCAAGATGTGGGGCCGCGTGCCCTTCGCCCCGGGGCCCTCCCCGCCGCCCCTGCTGGTGAGACAGCTCCCTCCGACGCAGCGCCCGCAGCCCACCCGGGGGCCCGCCGGGACTGTGAGTCAGAGCTCAGCCAACCTAGTGGATGGGGAGGGGAGGCTGGAGATGAGAGGGCACATTAACAGACAGGTTGGG GGAAACCTGGACCAGGAGCGCCTGAAAAAGCAACAGgagctggcagcagcagctctttatcaacagctccagcagcagcagctattCCAGCTCATTAACAG GTGCAGTGAGCAGGGTATGATGCCTTCGATGAACAGGTCGATGTCAGTGCCAGATACAGGGTCCATGTGGGACATGCATACCTCAGCTTCACAGCCGTCAG GCGGTGAAGCCAGTCTTTGGGACATAACAATGAATCCTTCTACTCAGGGTCCAACTCTCGAACAGCTTCAGAAG ctccagcaggagagaCGAGACGCTGAACTCAGGGCGaagcgtgaggaggaggagcagcgtaagaggagggaggagaagaggaggcaacaggaggaacagaaaaggagggaggaggaggagctcttCAGACGGAAGCAG TGtcgtcagcagcaggagctgatcATGAAACTGCTGCAGCAGGCCCCCCAGCAGCAGGGACCCGGGGCGGGcggctccagctggagcggggCTTCCTCCTCAGGGCTCGCAAAGGCGGGAAAGCCCCcggctctggctctgctggagatgcagcaggagctcctgaagcagcagcagcagcagcagagagcccagcagcagagagaccgC CACTCTGGCATGTCGATGGGCAGCTCCTCCATGGGGGGCCAGTGGGTGGAGGGTGTTGGCATGTGGGGTGGCTCCAGCGGAATGGAGGGCAAGGGCAGCGGCGgaggctcctccagcagcatggGCATGTGGGACGAGGCTGTGAAGAACCAGGCCAGTCTGCGCgggaacagcaacaacaacctgGGCCTGAAGAACAGCCGCAGCAGCCCATCACTCAG CGATCAGTACATGATGCGTCGCAAgcggacggaggaggaggagaagctcctgaagctgctgcagggcaTGAAGCCTCAGGACGGCTTCACCACCTGGTGTGAACAGATGCTGCACGCTCTCAACACCTCTGCCAacaactcttcctcctctctggatg TTGCCACCATCGTGGCATACCTGAAGGAGGTGGAGTCTCCCTATGCAGTGCTGGATTTCATCCGGTCCTACCTAGGGGACACAGTGGAAGCCAAAGAGTTCGCCAAACAATTTCTGGAGCGACGTGCCAAACAGAAAGCCAAccaacagagacagcagcagcag TTATCAAAGGAAGTGGCTGGGTTAAACATGAACTTCCCTCTGCAG GACTCGATGCGAGGTATGAATCCGAGCACTCTGCAGTCCATGTTCCAGGCCAACCACATGGGCAAGGCTGGTCTCTATGACAACCAGGGGggaaagatgaagaagaaacagcCCATGATGCTGCACTCTGACCCCAGCATCTTAG GGTACTCATTCCACAACGCGGGCGACTGTCTGAGCCTGAATgagatggagatggtggaggatTACTGA